In Plasmodium malariae genome assembly, chromosome: 11, the following proteins share a genomic window:
- the PmUG01_11038400 gene encoding conserved Plasmodium protein, unknown function — protein sequence MENDNTNASFSFDMLDIMMISNNDGCAKRDEKIIWRNNDKNDERINQRDNIKKNTLDEIEDRTPFFVSQDNNEIPSRRRQKSKTPNMKKIRKNKAINESKKNDDMLFLEDIFNDNKRDKLHKREKKKKRKAESVSNSNISINSYLDIFPSPEDLNEALLPNELTDSSISKKKKTLKHSGLVNDTKELSSHVSIENTENSTNCNNIYLNKVNVNENINFIHTDNIDEKLAKINDNDEDLLVAFGMECPNCKYYLKELTRRNYMNFCSLSEYINEGEKDLLLLKHKKIEELENRNKLLLQKMEKLKNENKFLNRKLKKFTSSLNELNSNFSKLMEENKLLKDTNNDLNKKLEVDNSLNYTFKNKGNQKRASSPYEKENLLQNDFENSIDNELFNEFY from the coding sequence ATGGAAAATGATAATACAAACGCAAGTTTTTCATTCGATATGCTTGATATTATGATGATTAGCAACAATGATGGATGTGCAAAAAGAGATGAGAAAATAATTTGGAggaataatgataaaaatgatgaaagaATAAATCAGAGggataatataaagaaaaatacattagATGAAATAGAGGATAGAACACCTTTCTTCGTTTCACaagataataatgaaataccGAGTAGAAGAAGACAAAAGAGCAAAACTcctaatatgaaaaaaatacgaaaaaacaAGGCAATAAATGAATCTAAAAAGAATGATGATATGTTGTTTCTTGAGGACATATTTAATGATAACAAAAGAGATAAATTGCACAAAcgggaaaaaaagaaaaagagaaaagctGAAAGTGTTtctaatagtaatatatccATAAATAGTTATTTGGACATTTTCCCATCTCCAGAAGATCTAAATGAGGCGCTGCTACCAAATGAATTGACAGACAGTagtatttcaaaaaaaaaaaagacctTAAAACATAGTGGACTGGTAAATGATACAAAGGAGTTGAGTTCACATGTTAGTATTGAGAACACAGAAAATAGTAcaaattgtaataatatctATTTAAACAAAGTTAatgttaatgaaaatattaattttattcatacTGATAATATTGATGAGAAATTAGccaaaataaatgataatgatgaAGATTTATTAGTGGCATTTGGTATGGAATGTCCAAATTGCAAATATTACCTAAAGGAGCTGACAAGAAGAAACTACATGAACTTTTGCTCCTTaagtgaatatataaatgaaggGGAGAAGGACCTTCTTTTATTGAAGCATAAAAAGATTGAAGAGTTGGAAAATAGGAATAAATTACTATTAcagaaaatggaaaaattaaaaaatgaaaataaatttttaaataggaaactaaaaaaatttacgtCGAGCTTAAATGAATTGAACTCCAATTTTAGTAAGTTAAtggaagaaaataaattattaaaagacACAAACAACGACTTAAATAAGAAGTTAGAAGTAGATAACtcattaaattatacattCAAAAATAAAGGCAATCAAAAGAGAGCATCTTCCCCttatgaaaaggaaaatttattacaaaacGATTTTGAAAATTCCATAGATAATGAACTATTTAACgagttttattaa
- the SMS2 gene encoding sphingomyelin synthase 2, putative, whose protein sequence is MDIDKLDKNYDFASTENEDSKDYTRTNNYQINIERKTSNISILLKETIYDKKELTEWKLFKILLMKLMFALIFLLISLIIQGFLMIYSDSYYKRYTKPLSDRIHSFFEEPPTWVSYNLSNNLIAVLTLAFLQLILFNSIYLSLAIVCRFLYMLGFFYILRGILIYVTSLPATLETCLPVEKGNLAFNLLQIIKINMNLVYVCSDLIISGHSFSTTIFLLFSLCYMNNILLKIIISFFCCVIYAFIIIGFIHYTSDVLLGFLFAIFIFTFYHIMLDLSSHYYLFSEIFEVKIISNKKNSQAKPFFLRFFYTRIFLKIIPFLEGLNYTLDYAINKKTDKSTFCNCENNYNSDEPLCSFRKSYKENKISLHCSDHIFHAYAGDGNINFLLFKFLRNVKRE, encoded by the coding sequence ATGGACATTGACAAATTAGacaaaaattatgattttgCGTCAACAGAAAATGAAGATAGCAAAGATTACACTAGAACAAATAATTATCAAATAAATATTGAGCGGAAGACGAGTAACATATCTATATTACTAAAAGAAACAATATATGACAAAAAGGAGTTAACTGAATGGAAATTGTTTAAGATATTACTTATGAAATTAATGTTcgcattaatatttttattgatttCATTGATTATACAAGgttttttaatgatatatagtGACTCGTACTATAAAAGATACACAAAACCGCTAAGCGATCGAATACACAGTTTTTTTGAAGAACCACCAACATGGGTTTCCTATAATTTgtcaaataatttaatagcTGTGTTAACACTAGCATTTCttcaattaattttatttaacagTATATATCTATCCTTAGCTATTGTTTGTcgatttttatatatgcttggctttttttatattttaaggggcatacttatatatgtcACTTCTTTACCTGCAACGTTAGAGACATGTTTGCCTGTAGAAAAAGGGAATTTagcatttaatttattacaaataattaaaataaatatgaatttagTTTATGTATGTTCAGATTTAATTATATCTGGTCATTCATTTTCAACAacgatatttttattgttttctCTTTGTTATATGAACAATAtcctattaaaaataattatatcttttttttgttgcgTTATTTATGCATTCATAATTATTGGGTTTATACATTATACATCTGATGTATTGTTAGGATTCCTTTTtgccatttttatttttaccttttatCATATAATGCTTGATTTGTCTTcccattattatttattttccgAAATATTTgaagttaaaattatttcaaataaaaaaaattctcaggcaaaaccattttttttaagatttttttataccagaatttttttgaaaattataccCTTTTTGGAAGGattaaattatacattaGATTATgcaataaacaaaaaaactgACAAGTCTACTTTTTGTAATtgtgaaaataattataacagtGATGAACCCTTATGTTCTTTTCGAAAAtcatataaagaaaataaaatatctcTCCATTGTTCGGATCATATATTTCATGCATATGCTGGAGATGGcaacattaattttttattattcaaatttttaagaaatgtTAAAAGGGAatag
- the SMS1 gene encoding sphingomyelin synthase 1, putative, with product MTDRNKNLRSPFSNRTSNNKTEKTSNIGENDTNIPKSENIDFSIEVKNSFNKDKVNNHKSNIHDVNDEDCKRIASFTDKGEKIKDRLYTSSDIEDDDLIDNLGSNDNIGMKQVKNSSARKRIYRVFYIRLFYALLLGIFGVLMQCYFIILSDSNYTMGDAPLKDRIHEIFNELPPYLNTRTINGCILFLLIFTLIRFGLFFPFLLSVTMFTRLTLMLSCFYCVRSIFIYVTTLPCPISTCQPLRNKSLFENLHAAYLIITSQVYECTDLVISGHTAFTTILKYFWFFYDKNVYIKVVIFFYCLCIYAVITISRFHYTVDVLMGYVFGASFFLVYHWILDIAAKRYAIHRSFYAKNSGYLGSFTDRCKLHNLFIWLIGNLEALDHRLNVAVSYDKEWSSFCPCKPVNSKSLIIRKKSVNNEEYYDFSEHFYHSYAGNGTISLSTIKYILHKIKCNRGIRNKN from the exons atgacagatagaaataaaaatttacgcTCTCCATTTAGTAACAGAAcatcaaataataaaacagagAAAACATCTAACATTGGAGAAAATGATACAAACATACCAAAAAGCGAAAATATCGATTTTTCAATTGAAGTAAAAAATTCCTTTAATAAGGATAAAGTTAACAACCATAAGTCAAACATTCATGATGTAAATGATGAGGACTGCAAGCGCATTGCTTCGTTTACAGATAAAggagagaaaataaaagatcGTCTGTATACCTCATCTGATATAGAAGATGATGATCTAATAGATAATTTGG GGAGTAATGACAACATAGGAATGAAACAAGTGAAAAACTCATCAgcaagaaaaagaatatatagagttttttatattcgtTTATTTTATGCACTATTATTAGGTATATTTGGAGTACTAATGCAATGCTATTTTATAATACTAAGTGACAGTAATTATACAATGGGAGATGCACCCTTAAAAGATAGAATtcatgaaatatttaatgagTTACCTCCTTACTTGAATACAAGAACTATTAATGGatgcattttatttcttttaatttttactctGATAAGGTTTGGATtgttttttccctttttattaTCAGTAACTATGTTTACTAGATTGACATTGATGTTATCTTGTTTTTATTGTGTAAgatctatatttatatatgttaccACTTTACCTTGCCCTATATCTACATGTCAACCATTAAGGAATAAAAgcttatttgaaaatttacaCGCAGCATATCTAATAATTACATCACAAGTATATGAGTGTACTGATTTAGTAATTTCTGGGCATACGGCTTTTACAACTATATTGAAATACTTTTggtttttttatgataaaaatgtttatataaaagtggttatattcttttattgtttatgtatatatgctgTAATAACAATATCGAGATTTCATTACACAGTGGATGTATTAATGGGGTATGTATTCGGAGCATCCTTCTTTCTCGTATATCATTGGATACTCGACATTGCCGCCAAACGGTATGCCATACATAGATCCTTTTATGCTAAG aATTCTGGGTATTTAGGATCTTTTACTGATAGATGTAAGTTGCATAATTTGTTCATCTGGTTAATCGGAAATTTAGAGGCACTTGACCACAGATTAAACGTCGCGGTCTCGTATGATAAAGAATGG aGCTCTTTTTGTCCATGCAAACCAGTGAATTCAAAAAGTCTAATAATTCGAAAAAAATCTGTGAACAATGAAGAATACTACGATTTTAGCgaacatttttatcattcatATGCAGGAAACGGGACCATTAGTTTATCAaccataaaatatatactacataaaattaaatgcaATCGCGGAATAAGAAATAAGAATTAA
- the PmUG01_11038700 gene encoding GAS8-like protein, putative, whose translation MKKGTKKISSKKKAEKEILVKELKKLNGSIAEEQKNVEDLNSKFKSIEGSIFLGYHEIKILKLDLKNKEIELEENKSHNLLSSRKIDNIINRYVLKCYETFLNNLTKNEIELHTYARNSEEEKKRHQTNKDYNKLATFTNIQHLNNLNSIVLSKNQILDEINRKFTRSLKKLRENYTQKISLEREKLDRKRQKIIFNLQKKKNETIKNILTEHNEKVLNIQSYFTVILDDQLEIIQKLEDEKLNKKKIFLSKRKNLEELKKSIEVHRKKLEMLNKDVMLLEKNTTDYEKLKNDLKRIKEKRKKQQKVLTELKLEADIKKMLLSKISAEYENVYNQNAMRLYEHLQGLLLENYFLETKIKLKNETLEINNLELSKWKESVDPEQNEILNNALRLKFQKFEILKKEIEDLMDTNEKNRENYEAIMHLNYYSNEDLDVLKRENAS comes from the exons atgaaaaagggaactaaaaaaattagctcaaagaaaaaagcagaaaaagaaatactgGTGAAGGAG ctaaaaaagttaaatggGAGCATTGCTGAAGAGCAGAAAAATGTAGAGGACCTAAATTCAAAGTTTAAAAGTATAGAAGGGAGTATATTTCTTGGGTATCATGAGATAAAG ATACTAAAATTagacttaaaaaataaagaaattgaATTAGAGGAAAATAAGTCACACAATCTTCTCTCTTCTAGAAAAattgataatattataaatagataTGTGCTTAAATGCTATGAAACGTTTCTGAACAacttaacaaaaaatgaaatagaaTTACATACCTATGCCAGGAACTCCGA ggaagaaaagaaaaggcATCAGACAAACAAAGACTATAATAAATTAGCAACATTCACGAATATTCAGCACTTGAACAACTTGAATTCTATTGTTTTGTCGAAGAACCAAATATTAGATGAAATTAATAGAAAGTTTACCAGAAGTCTAAAGAAATTAAGGGAAAATTATACCCAAAAAATTAGCCTG GAAAGGGAGAAATTGGACAGAAAAAGACAAAagattatatttaatttgcagaagaaaaaaaacgaGACCATCAA aaatattcttACAGAACATAACGAAAAGGTCCTAAACATACAGAGCTACTTTACAGTAATATTAGATGACCAACTGGAgataattcaaaaattagAA GATGAAAAGCTTAAcaagaagaaaatttttttgtctaagagaaaaaatttagaagagCTAAAAAAGAGCATAGAAGTTCATagaa aaaaattagaaatgCTCAACAAGGATGTAATGCTACTAGAAAAGAACACTACTGATTatgaaaaactaaaaaatgatttgaaaagaataaaagaaaaaagaaagaagcaACAAAAAGTTCTAACAGAATTAAAATTAGAAgcagatataaaaaaaatgctctTGTCAAAAATTTCAGCGGAATATGAAAATGTTTACAATCAAAATGCAATGAGGTTGTACGAGCACCTGCAGGGGTTGTTATTAGAG AATTACTTTTTAGAGAcgaagataaaattaaaaaatgaaacccTTGAAATTAACAACTTAGAG CTAAGCAAGTGGAAGGAGTCTGTAGATCCTGAGCAAAACGAAATACTGAATAATGCCTTGCGCCTcaaatttcaaaaatttgaaatattgaaaaaggaaattgaAGACTTAATG GATACGAATGAAAAGAATAGAGAAAATTACGAAGCTATAATGCACCTTAACTATTATTCAAATGAAGACTTAGATgttttaaaaagagaaaatgcGTCCTAA